The proteins below come from a single Streptomyces spongiicola genomic window:
- a CDS encoding class I SAM-dependent methyltransferase codes for MLTVDFSRFPLAPGDRVLDLGCGAGRHAFECYRRGARVVALDRNAEEIREVATWFAAMKEAGEAPEGASATAMEGDALNLPFPDESFDVVVISEVMEHIPDDKGVLAEMVRVLRPGGRIAVTVPRYGPEKVCWALSDEYHEVEGGHIRIYKADELLGRIREAGLRPYGSHHAHALHSPYWWLKCAFGVDNDKALPVRAYHELLVWDIMKKPLLTRVAEQALNPLVGKSFVVYATKPHLPEADA; via the coding sequence GTGCTGACCGTCGACTTCTCCCGCTTTCCGCTCGCCCCGGGCGACCGCGTGCTCGATCTCGGCTGCGGCGCCGGACGGCACGCGTTCGAGTGCTACCGGCGCGGCGCCCGGGTCGTGGCCCTCGACCGGAACGCCGAGGAGATCCGCGAGGTCGCCACGTGGTTCGCGGCGATGAAGGAAGCGGGCGAGGCGCCGGAGGGCGCCAGCGCCACCGCGATGGAGGGCGACGCGCTCAACCTCCCCTTCCCCGACGAGTCGTTCGACGTCGTCGTCATCTCCGAGGTGATGGAGCACATCCCGGACGACAAGGGCGTCCTCGCCGAGATGGTCCGGGTGCTCAGGCCCGGCGGCCGGATCGCGGTCACCGTGCCCCGCTACGGCCCCGAGAAGGTCTGCTGGGCGCTGTCCGACGAATACCACGAGGTCGAGGGCGGCCACATCCGCATCTACAAGGCCGACGAACTCCTCGGCAGGATCCGCGAGGCGGGCCTCAGGCCCTACGGCAGCCACCACGCCCACGCGCTGCACTCGCCGTACTGGTGGCTGAAGTGCGCGTTCGGCGTGGACAACGACAAGGCCCTGCCGGTGCGCGCCTACCATGAGCTCCTGGTCTGGGACATCATGAAGAAGCCCCTGCTCACCAGGGTCGCCGAGCAGGCGCTGAACCCTCTCGTCGGCAAGAGCTTCGTGGTGTACGCGACCAAGCCGCATCTGCCGGAGGCCGACGCGTGA